The DNA window CggttttaaacaaattagtAAATAAAGAACTGCATTTTACAAGAAAATCTTTAGATGGCTTTGAACTTTCAATAACAAAGGCTACAAATCGCAATGGGTAAGCTTGCGGCGCTGAAGGGATCTGGAATAGAAAGCGGTTCCTGCCCAACATGGTGATGCTAAATTGTTAACATTGCACTCAACTATTTGCAACAGATTCCTCTTCGTGCTGCTTACTCTGCATGTGCGAGTATCCGGCCATGATGGGGGACTACATCGACGTGCAGTCCGCGCGGGCGGTCCAACTGGAGGTGGCCAGGATCGTCAACCAGCACTTTCCCTTCCAGATCAGCAAGGAGAGCCACGACAGGATTTGCGGGCGCTGCTGGAAAACCGTCTCCGACTTTCACACATTGCACGAGTTCGTGAGTGCAGCGCAGCATTCCTTGCAGGAGACCAAAGTGCTGCTCATGGAGGATGACCCCCTCACACAAGCTACTTCCTCCTTTCCGGAAACTCTGAAGCTGCCAACTCTGGAGGAGGAGCGGTTGCAGGAGCCACCGGAACCCCTTGATGGGCGAAATTTCTTTTACCCGGAGGTCAAGATAGAAGAACACGAGCTGGACCACCTACCCCGCATCGAGATCCTGGAGAGCACCGCCAACACGCAAGAATCTCAGGATCCAGTGGAAGGTACAGCCAGGCGCTTAAGGAAGCGTCTTAAGGCAGAGGAAGGAGCTGCTGGGGACAAGGATAAGGATGAGGATGACGTAGAAGAAACTGCAGAGCCGGCGCCGCCCAAAAAGAGACGAGGTCGTCCCCGGAAAGCAGACACAGCAATCGCCCCTGCCCAGAAACCTACGGAAGACATCAAACTTGACCTTAAGGCAGAGGAGCTCGACGAGTTCTTGGAGGAGTCCACGGACCCCGATTTCTCAGGCCTGTTGCACAGCGACGACTCCTCCGAGGACAACTACGGAGGCAGTGATGCCTCCGACTCTGACTTCGAACTAGACAATCCCGAAAAGCAGGAGTTTGCCGTGCTGCCCAAGCGAACGGTGGTACGCCCCAAGAAGTACAAGAAGCGGACGAAACCGGCAGAGCCGAAGGTGCGCATGTCGCGCGAGCTGCTGGAGCAGCGCAAGAAACAGCAGGAGGAGTACGACGTCATCATCGCCAAGTTCTTCACCAACGTGCTGCCGTGTGCCATCTGCAATCTGCTGGTGCACAACTTCACCGAGATGCAGCGCCACCACCGACTGACCCACCAGGTGGATCCCGGCTACATGATGTGCTGCGGCCGCAAGTTCACGCAGCGCAAAGTGCTGGCCGAGCATGTGCTCGTCCATTGGAATCCTGACCACTTTAAGTGCAGCGTGTGCGAGAAGTCATTCCAGAATTCAAGGCACCTGGAGTCTCACCAGCAGGTGCACATGGATCCAGCCATCAAACTGACCTTCAGCTGCGACCTGTGCTCGAAGACCTTCCTCAGCAAGACGGCCATCGACTACCACAAGCTGAACAAGCATGTGCCCAAGTCGGAATTCAAGTTCACCTGTACCGAGTGCAATAAGAAGTGGGTTTAGTCTTTCTCCACCTTTCACTCctagtttaattttaatataacattCTCCAACAGATTCCTTACCGAGCGCAAGCTGAAGAACCACATGAGCTCCATGCACGACCCAGAGAGCACCATCATCTGCGACAAGTGCGGCAAGCAGATGCGCACCAAGATCATCCTAAAGAAGCACCAGGAGCTGATGCATTCGGACAAGCCGCGTCCGGAGCCGGAGCTGAAGCAGTGCCAGATTTGTGGCGCCTGGCTGAAGGGAATGACCGGTCTGAAGCAGCACATGAAGAGCATCCATGTGGAGAGTGCGGGAGAGCACCGTTGCCACATCTGCGCCAAGGTGTCTCCAAATGCCAGGGCTCTCCGGCGTCATATCTACCACAATCACGAGTGCGAGCGCAAGTTCAAGTGCACCATGTGCGAGAAGGCCTTCAAACGGCCGCAGGAGCTGAAGGTGAGTTCAAGATGCCCTCTGAAGGCCTTGTTTGATCACTCTTGTAAAATCCCTGCAGGAACACACATCCACCCACACCGGCGAGGTTCTTTACACCTGTCCGAATTGCCCGATGACATTCTTCTGCAGCGCCAACATGTACAAGCATCGCCAGCGATTGCACCGCGCCCAATACGAGGCGGACAAGAACCAGCCCAAGCCCCCCAATATCCTGAAGATATCGCGCAACGCCTCCTCGCAAAACAAGCCCAAACAGGAGATCTAGCACATAAAGATAATTATTCAAAGCAAACgtcttttttcactttcacagAATTCGATCTAAATTGttaaaaactattataattaaatcatATTTAACACGACTTTTCAATGTTTTTCCTTTATAGGAATTACTttcttttgagtaaatctaaTCTGTGAAAGtcaaaaaacgttttttcCCCTAGCTGTAGGACAAAAGTATTGAATAAATGAGAACTGGACTCGGCTCCAGTCCAAAATCAATTgacaacaaaacaaagtagGGAATGTCTTTCtttctttataattatttacaagGATGGCTTAATTGCACCTTATATAACGCAATGACATTTACATGGTTTCTTTCGTTTCTTTTTTACACATAGTATgcataactttaaaatatttatatatagataCTGTATCTCTCTCACGTTTCGCTTAACTCGGTACACAATTCTCGAATTAGCAATAGGAAAAACTGAACTGAAAAACTTTGCATAAGAatagaatattattgttcATATCTCATGTGGTAAGGACCCTGCTGGTTTTTGTAGTGGGTTAACGCACACGCGGGGTTAAACAAGACGGACAGAACCACGAAATGCTCGAGCGGCTCTCCTCAGCGATTAGTAGTTGGTAAACAGCGCGCAGATTTGTAGCTTATAGACTTTTGATATCTAGGCAACATTTAAAGATACAATACTTCCGCTTAGTTAATAGTTTGTCTTTACTGCAAACGTACCATTGCATCGGAAATTTGTTAGTTGTTATGCAATTTGCGACACCATTTTTGGGCTTACATTTATTTTGGGCATGTTTTTTGTATGTTGGCTGTTAGTCACGGACACACAGATACCAAGTGGAGCACAAGACAAGCACGAAACGAGACGAAATGTTTGTAAAAACAAAGTGTAACTcaaatgtttattgtttagctaccaaaaacaaacgaaaagGGAGAATTAGAGCCGGGCCTTCAGCGACAATGCGTGTAAATTTCCCTACGGGTTAAGCGCTCGGTTCATTCATCATATCATAATCATAGAAGGGCATAAGAAAGAACATAAAATACTGTTTAGCGAACTGAAGAGGGGGACAAAGAACAATCGGGAAGTTCTACAAGATCAGGGATGACTGTAAGCGGTCCCTTTTTTATCGGTTGGTTGGCGCGTGTCTCGATTTCTCGAACCGGAAGTTGATTTGAAACAGATATTCGGCAACGCGCAACacaaataacaacaataattaGATAACAAtgactaaaattatttaaagtaatctattaattttgtttcattAGATGTCTGCGAATGGTTCAGCTGATTTTAACTTGGTTTTGTTGGTTGTATTAAAGTGTATTTTGTGTGGCTGGATGTATGCAATGCTGGGGACGGCGGGCGATCTTAGACCTTGGCCTGCTCCACCATGTCGATGTTGACCTTGTAGAACACGTAGGGGAAGTACTCAGACTGGCCGAAGCCCAGGCCGGGGATGTCCACGTTCTGTGGGgtgaaagaaataaaacattaGTTATATGAGGCTTAACAGTTGATAAGAAAGAACCCACATCAGCACTGCTGACAGCACCGCCGGCGGAGGCACCATCCAGGTGACCGTACAGCTGGTTGAGCACATCGCGCAGGCGCTTCACGCTCTTCTTGTTGGGCTCGATCAGGATGGCCTGGAAGTTGACGGGCAGGCCGTATCTGCGAATACACAAAGTTATTGTAATAATAGTGGTAATGGGATTGTATCTCGATATATACCTCAGCACGGATTCCACAAACACGCGCAGCGCCTTCACGTGGATCAGGGCGCAGAAGGCCTCGCTGAAGTTAACCTTCAGCCAGCGCACCAGGGGACCCTGCAAAGGTTTCGAGTTTAGAAAATCATTCCCTAGGGTTAAATTAATTTCGTGGTACGCACAAACTGCTTCTTCTTGTCCGTCATCAGCTTGGTCATCTCGTTCTTGCCGGCGGCCAGCTCCTCCTCGTTGTAGACAAAGTCGCGCACAATGAACTTGCGCTCGCGGGCATGGAGCTTGAACTCCTCGGCCACCTTCTTGAAGAGCGTCACGTTGAAGAGGCAGTAGTCGCTGTCCTCCTGGATGAGCTGCGACGAGCGGGGCACGATCATGTCGGTGATCTTCTCGTAGTTGGTCAGCCAGTCGTTGGCCATGACCCTAAGGAAAAATGGATCTTTAATATCTTTGATGTGTAAAACAATATAATCTAAAACTCACTTGGGTACAATGACCAGCAGGGTGGTCAGGTATTCCGAATCCAGGATGAAGTGCTCCTTCTTGACCAAGTCAGCCAGATTCCTGGTCAGCAAGCTGCCACTGTAAggcgataaaaaaaaatatatataattattttacataATAACAAAGCACATTTACATAATAACTAAGCATGAAAGAATTATCGAATTAGATTATCGAAATGATAGATCATATCgttatcatatcatatacCTTTGTTGATCAACATAGCACGAcctaataattattatatttcaagatttttaaaagaggGTCGTGCTACGTGAACCATACAAAGGAACTTTGACAAAGTATATTTGAAAAACGAATATAAAATTGTCCTACAAATTCAAAAGTAGATTTCCTTTTCCTTATTATCTCAATCTTTTTATACAAATCATCACAAATTAAGTAATCCAACATCTGAATTTATCCgaaataataatgatataatAGATGATATGATAATGACGTggtatgatatatgatattattctgtaatttttaatatatctcttatcatGATCTACCCATAACCACTCACGTCTTCTTCTTTTCCAGGTTCTGCAGATTTCCCTTGAGGTTGTTGTAGGCCTGGGACTTGGTCTTCAGATCGCCGTCGATCTGGCCGATCTGCTTGGAGATAATGTCGGCGATGTTGCGCAGCGACTGCTTGATCGGGTACTTGGCCATGTCCCACTGGAAGCGGGTCAAGTACTGCGGCAGTTCGGCTATTTTTATGTGGACAGAAAATCAGTGTTAGTTAGATCCCATtattacaaaatcaaaatttcacTTAGTTGGCTAGCAGAACAAACGGGTTGTTCAATTAATGTTTAAGTACAAaacgaaattgaaaaaatacatAGTAATTGATCTATAAGTTGTGTAGAATTAGTTTGAAGGAAACTAGGCTCGAAAGCTACTCATAAAATAAGGTTATATAAGTAAGAAAAATAAGGGAACTGAAAAATGCTGGTTAGTTGATCAGATTGGACGCACATAACATGGTAATTAGTTTACTCAGACACTCACACGCACACTTAGGGGGTATACGGGTTAATACTAAAAAGGAACATCGATAAACGAGCAATTTTGGATGCATTTACAGGGGATTACGGGGTGTTGGGACTACGCATATTAGTCGCAATTGGAAATACCTTTCGTGTCACACGGCACAACACGTTAGCTGGACTTTGAAAACATTATGCTGTGTGATATATAAGTATACATAGATAGACACTCAAaggataaattaaaaaatgcgaACAAGCGAACAGTAACTCAGAGATTGATCAACAATTGGCGCTGGGCAAAGCTGCAGTTTTTAGATTAGTTTGTTTGTTGGTGATtctatttttttggtttttgagtGACATAGCTGAGTATAGCTTAATGGGAATCGGCGCTGATCGTGGGCTGTAATGATGGTGGAGCGCAGAACAACATTTGGTGATTTGTGGTGAGCGTACACTGAAAGAACAACATAATCGCTTTTACACTGGTACAAATAATCAACAGATCCGTGTATTTATATGGTCAAATATTCAAAGTCAAATCGCGAGAAAGCAAAAACGAAAGCGCAAACCAAGGGCGTTTGCAGGTACCACAGAGAAAGGAGTGAAAGGCAAATCAAAAGTGGCGAAAGAAGGAAGAACTTCGGTACGGTCACTGGGCAAAGTATATATCAAACAGATATGTGTAGTCAACAAAAGATAGAACACATAGGAGCGCCTCTGCATTTGCAACTTACTGCCGCGGGTGGGCGAAAGATCAAAGAAAGTGGAGAGTGGTTGAGATACAGTGGGGTGTGTGATACTTTTTTCTTATCGGGAAACATCAAGTTGCTCAAGAAACAATAATGGTAAATCAGAATCAGAAACATAAGAATCATAATCAGAATCGTAGAAAGTAAGGCAAACGAAAGGAAACTTAGGGAAACGGAAACGGGAGAGCAACGGCAACATCAACATGTACACTTATAGTAGGTATATGTCAACGTCGATCAAGAGATCTGCAAAGGAtagattggattggattggaccAGAGCGGGCCCCAATCCGGGCATGCTAACCTGGACTCAGCGGAAACTCGGGCGGCTCGGCGGGATCCGTGTCCGGACTGGATCGCCCCTGGCTACTACTGCCACAACAACTACTCACTGGAGACGATCTATGTGTTGGTGTTAAATTAAATCcattgtttatatttaattgacTCGGTGTAGAACGTTTGCTATAAATTTGATCGGCAAGAGAATTGAAGAAAGAGCGATAACTAGAGCGCGGTGTGGTCGATGCTTGATGCCAAAATGTCATTGCTTTGGATAGGTGTTGGTTTTGGAATTGATTTTGGTTTTGGTGTTGGTGTTGGTTCTGCTGTTGATGTTGTGTCTGTTGCTGTGCGTTTAgtggttgctgttgctgttgctgttgcgtcTGTTGTTGTGGTGTCTCGTTTGGCTGTTGTGCACTGTTCGTGTGGCGGCATGACGCatgtgggtggttgggtgatTTGCGAACGTGTGGTCGAGTGGGCAATGTGCGATGGTCGATGGGGAgtgatttaaaaaagaaatacattaTTATTGCATCTGACTCGGTTCTCGGTTCTTAATCAACTCAAACATTTATGGATTTTCTGGGTTTCATATTGCTGGTGTAGAgtgtttttttggtttttggtttttggatGAGGGCAGGCAAAGCGGGTGCGCCATTGTTTCAGTGTGGTGTTGTATCTTGTGTTTTTACAGCGTGTGTAGGTAGTGtggtttggttttggttttcggGTTTACGGGTTTTGGTTGGTGTGGTGGTGTTCTTTTGGCTTATTAGCTTTAGCGGGATGACAGCGGGTGACtggtttatatatatatatattctttttgatctgtttttggtttggttttttttgtCTGGGGTGCTGGCGATTTGGCAACGTTCTACAAGTAGGTAATGCGGTGATAAGATACCTGCTCTTCTTAGAGTTACGCTTGGGCTTATTGAACCACCAGTCGAAGGTGTCCGACAGATCGGACTGCACACTGTGCGGACTCTTGGGGTCCTCGTCCGTCTCCCCATCTTCGGGGGCATTGGCCGCGTCGCCCTCCTCGTCCTCCGACATGGACTTTTGCGTGGGCGACTGCAGCGGATTGGCATGcactggaggaggaggatgcgCGTGCGACTGATGCAGCTGCTGCGGATGCTGGGTGGCCAGGTGCAACTGGCTCACATGGCTGCCGCTGCGGAAGCTGAGCTTGTTATTGTTGATGCTGCAAGTGTTGTTATTCAGCCGCTTGCTGTTAGAGCGGGACATGCTGCTGTGCACCGAGCTGCTGGTCGTGGGCGCCGACGTGGAAAAGTATGCCGAGGAGCAGAGCGTCGAGCAGGAGGCGGGACCCGCACCTCCTCCACCAGCgatggaggaggaggcggctgCCGCGGCCGCCGCACTGGTGCTCGGACCACTGCCCAATCCGCTCCCAGTGGCAATGGCCGCCACCGTGGACAACGCACACCTGGTGGCACTCAGCATGGAGGAGGCGGTCTGCGAGTAGCACTCATCCGCCAGGAGCGTACTGGCCGTGGCACTCGTGCTGGGCGGGGCACAAGCGAAGCACTCGTCGCACGGGCAGGCATCGAACTCCGGCTCCGTTTCCGCCCCGTGGCCCGTCGACAGGTTAGTGAGGCTGCCGCCGGATATGGATCCCGGGGCTAGGGCGTCGGCACAGGCACAGGCAGGCGCGGGCGCTGGGGCAGCAGGAAGATTGGGATGCGCAGGAGCAGGAGAAGTTGTGGCGGGAGAACAGGTGACTGCGGATTTACCCTTGAGATCCTGCGGCAgctggtggtgatggtggtggtgatggtaGTGTTGGGGTTTGTTTTGGTGGTGCGTGTGCTGGTGTTTTCGCTGGTGTCGCAGGCTGAGATGCTTGATGCGCTGGTGGTGGCGACACGGCATGCTGTCGTCGGGTGGCCCAGGACCTGCATCCGCGCGAGATTCGTTCGGGGTTCGATTTGGTTCGTTTCATTCGAGATCGAAGGCGTTTCAGGATGGCATTTCATTCGGATGGCAATCGGGTTTCGGTTTGAGATGGAGTTtcgtgtgtttttttttggcggtggtggtggtggcgatTCAGTTACCGATACAGACAATACAACACAAGGCATTTAGATTCGGTTGCAGACTTAGTCTTAGCTAGGAGCTCCCTTCCCTTTTCGATTTCGGCTCGATTTCCGGGCGGGACGgtcgaaataaattaaaagtaaaactaTATAGCATACATTTAGGGGCTAGACCTCACGATTGCCTAACTCTAAAACCGTACTCTTTCTGGATCATCATCGCTATCATCATCAGGAACCAAAGGCGAAACCAAAATTATACTTATCGATTTGTAAATatcgttaaaaataaataaggaaaatcATATGAGagagaaaaatgtaaataatttgaaactcATGTGTGCGGTTTGGTTTGGGCTTAGTTTTTACGGGTTTTGTGTGTGCGAAACGAATCGGAACTGAAGGGCATCCCATGGAACAACAgtggaacaaaaaatgtaatcggGGAACTCAGTGATCCCAATGGCTGATAGATGTTTGCGTCTCATTTTgtgctttcattttggtacTCTGGTATTTGTTGTTTGCAGTGTAAAAGCGtttcgttgtcgttgttgttgctgcctcgTGCTTTCCACACGTTACCAATTAGCTCTAATTGCAAGTATCTCCCATCTCCCAATTAGCGAAATGCGATGGATATGAATACAGGAgcgcacacacagacacacgaCTTATGCAGCCCGGCCGCCCACCCAAACACACTATCCAACTATCTCCAAGGAAAAAGCTCCTTTGAAGTGCATCTTTCAGATCTCTGCGAGTGTGCTTGGGTGGGTGTTCGGGGGAAATGGTAGAAAGTAAGCGGTTTTCCAAGCGATTCAAGGCAGGTGAGCAAATGAGAcaacacagatacacacgcacacacactgcagccaggcacacacacaacaGTTACTATATAGATtacacatacatatatgtacagTACAAAAGTTGGCCAACTTGTACACGCACGCACTTACATAgttatttatacaaataataGTACATGTaaactcaaaataaaaattaggtATGAGGGAACGACACTCGCGCAAAAGTTCAAAGTCAAGTAGTTATATATAGATAGTTGTATATGCAGTTTATGGCTCTATATCTGTACACATTAGCTGTCCTcctt is part of the Drosophila biarmipes strain raj3 chromosome 2R, RU_DBia_V1.1, whole genome shotgun sequence genome and encodes:
- the LOC108036337 gene encoding transcription factor grauzone; amino-acid sequence: MDSSSCCLLCMCEYPAMMGDYIDVQSARAVQLEVARIVNQHFPFQISKESHDRICGRCWKTVSDFHTLHEFVSAAQHSLQETKVLLMEDDPLTQATSSFPETLKLPTLEEERLQEPPEPLDGRNFFYPEVKIEEHELDHLPRIEILESTANTQESQDPVEGTARRLRKRLKAEEGAAGDKDKDEDDVEETAEPAPPKKRRGRPRKADTAIAPAQKPTEDIKLDLKAEELDEFLEESTDPDFSGLLHSDDSSEDNYGGSDASDSDFELDNPEKQEFAVLPKRTVVRPKKYKKRTKPAEPKVRMSRELLEQRKKQQEEYDVIIAKFFTNVLPCAICNLLVHNFTEMQRHHRLTHQVDPGYMMCCGRKFTQRKVLAEHVLVHWNPDHFKCSVCEKSFQNSRHLESHQQVHMDPAIKLTFSCDLCSKTFLSKTAIDYHKLNKHVPKSEFKFTCTECNKKFLTERKLKNHMSSMHDPESTIICDKCGKQMRTKIILKKHQELMHSDKPRPEPELKQCQICGAWLKGMTGLKQHMKSIHVESAGEHRCHICAKVSPNARALRRHIYHNHECERKFKCTMCEKAFKRPQELKEHTSTHTGEVLYTCPNCPMTFFCSANMYKHRQRLHRAQYEADKNQPKPPNILKISRNASSQNKPKQEI
- the LOC108036335 gene encoding V-type proton ATPase subunit C isoform X4 — encoded protein: MMSEYWIISAPGDKTCQQTYDTMNNLTSKQHNLCNNYKFHIPDLKVGTLDQLVGLSDDLGKLDTYVEQITRKVANYLGEVLEDQRDKLHENLMANNSPGPPDDSMPCRHHQRIKHLSLRHQRKHQHTHHQNKPQHYHHHHHHHQLPQDLKGKSAVTCSPATTSPAPAHPNLPAAPAPAPACACADALAPGSISGGSLTNLSTGHGAETEPEFDACPCDECFACAPPSTSATASTLLADECYSQTASSMLSATRCALSTVAAIATGSGLGSGPSTSAAAAAAASSSIAGGGGAGPASCSTLCSSAYFSTSAPTTSSSVHSSMSRSNSKRLNNNTCSINNNKLSFRSGSHVSQLHLATQHPQQLHQSHAHPPPPVHANPLQSPTQKSMSEDEEGDAANAPEDGETDEDPKSPHSVQSDLSDTFDWWFNKPKRNSKKSSAQQPNETPQQQTQQQQQQQPLNAQQQTQHQQQNQHQHQNQNQFQNQHLSKAMTFWHQASTTPRSSYRSFFNSLADQIYSKRSTPSQLNINNGFNLTPTHRSSPVSSCCGSSSQGRSSPDTDPAEPPEFPLSPAELPQYLTRFQWDMAKYPIKQSLRNIADIISKQIGQIDGDLKTKSQAYNNLKGNLQNLEKKKTGSLLTRNLADLVKKEHFILDSEYLTTLLVIVPKVMANDWLTNYEKITDMIVPRSSQLIQEDSDYCLFNVTLFKKVAEEFKLHARERKFIVRDFVYNEEELAAGKNEMTKLMTDKKKQFGPLVRWLKVNFSEAFCALIHVKALRVFVESVLRYGLPVNFQAILIEPNKKSVKRLRDVLNQLYGHLDGASAGGAVSSADNVDIPGLGFGQSEYFPYVFYKVNIDMVEQAKV
- the LOC108036335 gene encoding V-type proton ATPase subunit C isoform X2; amino-acid sequence: MMSEYWIISAPGDKTCQQTYDTMNNLTSKQHNLCNNYKFHIPDLKVGTLDQLVGLSDDLGKLDTYVEQITRKVANYLGEVLEDQRDKLHENLMANNSPGPPDDSMPCRHHQRIKHLSLRHQRKHQHTHHQNKPQHYHHHHHHHQLPQDLKAELPQYLTRFQWDMAKYPIKQSLRNIADIISKQIGQIDGDLKTKSQAYNNLKGNLQNLEKKKTGSLLTRNLADLVKKEHFILDSEYLTTLLVIVPKVMANDWLTNYEKITDMIVPRSSQLIQEDSDYCLFNVTLFKKVAEEFKLHARERKFIVRDFVYNEEELAAGKNEMTKLMTDKKKQFGPLVRWLKVNFSEAFCALIHVKALRVFVESVLRYGLPVNFQAILIEPNKKSVKRLRDVLNQLYGHLDGASAGGAVSSADNVDIPGLGFGQSEYFPYVFYKVNIDMVEQAKV
- the LOC108036335 gene encoding V-type proton ATPase subunit C isoform X3, which translates into the protein MMSEYWIISAPGDKTCQQTYDTMNNLTSKQHNLCNNYKFHIPDLKVGTLDQLVGLSDDLGKLDTYVEQITRKVANYLGEVLEDQRDKLHENLMANNTELPQYLTRFQWDMAKYPIKQSLRNIADIISKQIGQIDGDLKTKSQAYNNLKGNLQNLEKKKTGSLLTRNLADLVKKEHFILDSEYLTTLLVIVPKVMANDWLTNYEKITDMIVPRSSQLIQEDSDYCLFNVTLFKKVAEEFKLHARERKFIVRDFVYNEEELAAGKNEMTKLMTDKKKQFGPLVRWLKVNFSEAFCALIHVKALRVFVESVLRYGLPVNFQAILIEPNKKSVKRLRDVLNQLYGHLDGASAGGAVSSADNVDIPGLGFGQSEYFPYVFYKVNIDMVEQAKV
- the LOC108036335 gene encoding V-type proton ATPase subunit C isoform X1, whose translation is MMSEYWIISAPGDKTCQQTYDTMNNLTSKQHNLCNNYKFHIPDLKVGTLDQLVGLSDDLGKLDTYVEQITRKVANYLGEVLEDQRDKLHENLMANNSPGPPDDSMPCRHHQRIKHLSLRHQRKHQHTHHQNKPQHYHHHHHHHQLPQDLKGKSAVTCSPATTSPAPAHPNLPAAPAPAPACACADALAPGSISGGSLTNLSTGHGAETEPEFDACPCDECFACAPPSTSATASTLLADECYSQTASSMLSATRCALSTVAAIATGSGLGSGPSTSAAAAAAASSSIAGGGGAGPASCSTLCSSAYFSTSAPTTSSSVHSSMSRSNSKRLNNNTCSINNNKLSFRSGSHVSQLHLATQHPQQLHQSHAHPPPPVHANPLQSPTQKSMSEDEEGDAANAPEDGETDEDPKSPHSVQSDLSDTFDWWFNKPKRNSKKSSAQQPNETPQQQTQQQQQQQPLNAQQQTQHQQQNQHQHQNQNQFQNQHLSKAMTFWHQASTTPRSSYRSFFNSLADQIYSKRSTPSQLNINNGFNLTPTHRSSPVSSCCGSSSQGRSSPDTDPAEPPEFPLSPVYAHHKSPNVVLRSTIITAHDQRRFPLSYTQLCHSKTKKIESPTNKLI